The Halomicronema hongdechloris C2206 genome includes a window with the following:
- the ychF gene encoding redox-regulated ATPase YchF, which translates to MLRAGIVGLPNVGKSTLFNALVANAKAQAANFPFCTIDPNVGVVAVPDERLQALAQLSESADIVPARVEFVDIAGLVQGASQGEGLGNQFLANIREVDAVVHVVRCFESDGIVHVAGAVGPARDIEVINLELALSDLAQLERRIERVRKQAKADKQARGELELLEAKLLPVLNQGKPARLVDLNDDEEALIKPLGLLTRKPVIYAANVSEDDLASGNDWVEQVKQIAVAEGAQVVVVSAQVEAELIELPPEDRDDFLISLGVEEGGLMSLIRATYDLLGLRTYFTTGPKETRAWTITAGMLAPQAAGVIHSDFERGFIRAETIAYEDLVAVGSMTAAKDKGLVRSEGKEYVVQEGDVMLFRFNV; encoded by the coding sequence CCAAGCGGCCAACTTCCCCTTCTGTACCATTGACCCCAATGTGGGTGTGGTGGCAGTGCCGGACGAGCGCCTACAGGCCCTAGCTCAACTGTCTGAATCGGCAGATATTGTCCCGGCCCGGGTTGAATTTGTGGACATCGCCGGTCTTGTCCAGGGCGCCAGCCAAGGAGAAGGTCTAGGCAACCAATTCCTAGCCAACATCCGAGAAGTTGATGCTGTGGTGCATGTGGTGCGGTGTTTCGAGAGCGACGGCATCGTGCATGTGGCTGGGGCGGTAGGGCCGGCTCGAGATATTGAGGTGATTAATCTAGAATTGGCCCTCTCCGATTTGGCTCAGCTAGAACGCCGGATCGAGCGGGTGCGTAAACAGGCGAAGGCCGATAAGCAGGCTCGGGGGGAGTTGGAGCTCTTAGAGGCAAAACTGTTGCCGGTTTTAAATCAGGGGAAACCAGCCCGCTTGGTAGACCTCAATGACGATGAGGAGGCCCTAATTAAGCCCCTGGGATTATTGACTCGCAAACCAGTAATCTACGCTGCCAACGTCTCGGAGGATGATCTGGCCTCCGGCAATGACTGGGTGGAGCAGGTCAAGCAGATTGCAGTGGCCGAAGGTGCTCAGGTGGTGGTGGTTTCCGCCCAAGTGGAGGCAGAACTGATTGAGTTGCCACCGGAAGACCGAGATGACTTTTTGATCTCGCTGGGAGTTGAGGAAGGCGGCCTGATGTCACTGATTCGAGCCACCTATGATCTATTGGGATTGCGAACCTACTTTACCACAGGCCCCAAGGAGACTCGAGCCTGGACTATCACGGCCGGGATGTTGGCTCCCCAAGCGGCTGGGGTGATCCACAGTGATTTTGAGCGCGGCTTTATCCGAGCTGAAACCATTGCCTATGAGGATCTGGTGGCGGTAGGTTCCATGACGGCGGCGAAGGACAAGGGCCTCGTTCGCAGTGAAGGAAAAGAGTACGTGGTGCAGGAAGGGGATGTCATGCTTTTCCGCTTTAACGTGTAG